CGTGTCATCGCGAGGGCAGTCTCGATTCGGCGATTCGCCATGCGAAGCCGAACGACTTCGTGTCGTTGAAATCGCATGCACCGTTGCTGAAGAAGGTGTGCTTCAACGGCAAGACGGCGGGGCGGTTTGCCGATGTGATCGGTGCCGCGGGCTATGAGACGCTCGTACTGCCTTCGTCGAGTCCGGCCCATGCGATGCTGTCGTTCGAACAAAAGCTTTCGTGTTGGCGGGAGATTCTTTTCTGACGCCATCCGATCGCTGGTGACGCAATGTTGCGTGGCATGGGGCCAACCCACAGCCTGCATGACCGAACGTCGAATCCGTTTTGGTTCAGTGGTAATCGCTTTCCCGCTGATGATGCACCGCAAGGATCGCCACCGTCCGATTGTCGTCGATCTCGAATAACGCAGCATATCCCGAGACGCCGAACGGAATGATCAATTCGCGCAGAAACGGCATCGATGGATGGGCTTTGCGGTATGTGAACGGCGACGATTCCAATGTAGCAATCCCGGCGGCGATGGCCGCAAGTGCACGAGTAGCGATCTCGACGTCGGCGTTGTCGCGATCGACAATGAAGCCATAAAGACAGTCCAGATCATCTGACGCTGCACGCGTGAACCGGACCGCGTACGTCATCGAGGCCTGCGCCTTGTATCGCGAAGGGCGTCGAGCCGCCGCTCTAGTTTCTCCAGTACTTCGGACGCAGGCAGATAGTC
This region of Mycetohabitans endofungorum genomic DNA includes:
- a CDS encoding DNA-deoxyinosine glycosylase is translated as MLQGFPPVIRPDTTILVLGSFPGEASLGAGQYYAHPRNQFWRLLGAVLNEPELQELAYDARLERVLKHGIGIWDVLAACHREGSLDSAIRHAKPNDFVSLKSHAPLLKKVCFNGKTAGRFADVIGAAGYETLVLPSSSPAHAMLSFEQKLSCWREILF
- a CDS encoding type II toxin-antitoxin system RelE/ParE family toxin; its protein translation is MTYAVRFTRAASDDLDCLYGFIVDRDNADVEIATRALAAIAAGIATLESSPFTYRKAHPSMPFLRELIIPFGVSGYAALFEIDDNRTVAILAVHHQRESDYH